A single genomic interval of uncultured Desulfobacter sp. harbors:
- a CDS encoding EAL domain-containing protein — MKQTLKLDLNYIRQWAEYRAPFMTGKFNTLNLMTALQPVYSLAHKRVVGHEALVRIQDEGGAPVSPAILFDHERSAAEVIHIDRLCRFIHIHNYRIIKTSINWLFLNVSPITISSGRKAYGSYFNELLKFHDFPPHRIVIEVVENPIGENGLLMETVAFFRELGCLIAIDDFGAGHSNFDRIWTLQPDIVKLDRSFLSFLCRADRNPEIRQILSGIVTLLHQAGALVLMEGVETRDQAMIAIESDVDFVQGFFFGRPFTNLKKPPPEFDGFNPLLADFKSKSHCSETKFRQGIRTYRIIFERAVSILKAGGCSMDTACRELLSTLEVVRCYLIDTEGIQIGQTLVTSQSDTMRDKRFKPLEDASSADWFRRHYLRRAIYHPDQVQVTRPYLSITGAHMCVTLSMKFTCPAGDCILCCDLKV, encoded by the coding sequence ATGAAGCAGACACTGAAGCTTGACCTGAATTATATCCGGCAATGGGCGGAATATCGCGCCCCTTTCATGACCGGTAAATTCAACACCCTGAATTTGATGACGGCCCTGCAGCCCGTTTACAGCCTTGCCCACAAACGGGTGGTCGGCCATGAAGCACTGGTACGTATCCAGGATGAAGGTGGGGCCCCCGTCTCACCGGCCATCCTCTTTGACCATGAACGCTCTGCCGCCGAGGTCATTCACATAGACCGGCTCTGTCGGTTTATCCACATCCACAATTACCGGATCATCAAAACGTCGATTAACTGGCTATTCCTCAACGTCTCCCCCATAACCATCAGCAGTGGAAGAAAAGCATACGGCTCATACTTCAATGAGCTATTGAAGTTCCATGACTTTCCACCCCACCGTATTGTGATTGAGGTAGTGGAGAACCCCATCGGTGAAAACGGTCTACTTATGGAGACCGTTGCCTTTTTCAGGGAACTCGGCTGCCTGATCGCTATTGATGATTTCGGTGCCGGACACTCCAACTTCGACCGAATCTGGACCCTCCAGCCGGATATTGTCAAGCTGGACCGTTCCTTTTTGTCCTTTTTATGCAGGGCCGACCGCAATCCCGAAATCAGGCAAATTCTTTCCGGTATCGTTACACTTCTCCATCAAGCCGGTGCCCTGGTGCTTATGGAAGGGGTTGAAACCCGGGATCAGGCTATGATAGCCATCGAAAGTGATGTGGATTTCGTACAGGGATTCTTTTTCGGCAGGCCTTTTACCAATCTGAAAAAACCGCCACCGGAGTTCGACGGATTCAACCCCCTCCTGGCGGATTTCAAAAGCAAATCGCATTGCAGCGAAACAAAATTCAGGCAAGGTATCCGAACATACCGAATAATATTTGAGAGGGCCGTATCCATACTCAAAGCAGGAGGCTGCTCCATGGATACAGCCTGCAGGGAGCTGTTGTCAACTCTCGAAGTTGTTCGCTGCTACCTCATCGATACCGAAGGGATACAGATCGGTCAGACTCTGGTGACATCTCAGTCCGACACCATGAGAGACAAACGGTTCAAACCCCTGGAAGATGCAAGCAGTGCAGACTGGTTCCGTCGCCATTACCTCAGACGCGCCATCTACCATCCTGACCAAGTTCAGGTCACCCGGCCCTATCTCTCCATTACAGGGGCGCACATGTGCGTGACCCTGTCCATGAAGTTTACCTGTCCGGCCGGAGACTGCATATTGTGCTGCGATCTGAAAGTTTAA
- a CDS encoding methyl-accepting chemotaxis protein encodes MMLFKLMKNRMTTTGSEPIDEIEKMLESTWDLTMTHSVEEGVPEARAVNIFNMFFEKLNRTITAMLRHIVALAGLAPELTAFSKTFGRLADEQEANVADISKAGDRITLGIEEILTSTAELNQNFTAVKVDVETAMNQGNLSKTGFNEIKSQVGILVDTIQALKENSASISSISDTINAISDETNILSLNARIEAARGQTDGKGFKVIAEEIGHLAKQSKDATNDIRQRLDLLGEKIAETIAAVDTVEQHVTDCERQILDANIALDHVCLQFRPLSENLDTIGRAAQQQAENIKWVTVNIGEIKDSSKRQTGEVNTILTIADRVTAACDGMVTDAGGFHISGHESAKAAALEMAADANLINGNLDIREKALMTFLDRFSFIELAYITDTNGRQVTSNIYAKVPAGKKGLTKGLGNDWSAKEWFNKGLGNSTPFVSKVYRSSATREFCFTVSLPLRYADGRTAGVLGIDVNFRDMLNIKK; translated from the coding sequence ATGATGTTATTCAAATTGATGAAAAACAGGATGACGACAACAGGATCAGAGCCAATAGATGAAATAGAAAAAATGCTGGAAAGCACCTGGGATCTGACCATGACCCATTCTGTGGAAGAAGGGGTGCCCGAAGCCAGGGCGGTTAATATTTTCAATATGTTCTTTGAAAAGCTTAACCGTACCATTACCGCCATGTTAAGACATATCGTCGCCTTGGCCGGACTGGCCCCTGAGCTCACCGCCTTTTCCAAGACCTTTGGACGGCTGGCCGACGAACAAGAAGCTAACGTGGCTGACATTAGCAAGGCCGGGGACAGGATCACCCTGGGAATTGAGGAGATTCTAACCAGTACGGCTGAACTGAACCAAAATTTTACTGCCGTGAAGGTCGATGTAGAGACCGCCATGAACCAGGGGAATCTGAGTAAAACCGGATTCAACGAGATCAAGTCACAGGTCGGCATTCTCGTGGATACCATCCAGGCACTCAAAGAGAATTCCGCCTCCATCAGTTCTATATCCGATACCATCAACGCCATCTCCGACGAGACCAACATTCTTTCTCTCAACGCCCGTATCGAAGCCGCCAGAGGGCAAACCGACGGCAAAGGCTTTAAAGTAATTGCCGAAGAAATCGGACACCTGGCAAAACAGTCTAAAGACGCCACGAATGATATCAGGCAGCGGTTGGATCTGCTGGGGGAAAAAATAGCGGAAACTATTGCAGCCGTGGATACGGTAGAACAACATGTCACGGACTGTGAACGACAGATCCTGGATGCAAATATCGCCCTGGATCATGTCTGTTTGCAGTTCAGACCTCTTTCCGAAAACCTGGATACCATCGGCCGTGCCGCGCAACAACAGGCCGAAAATATAAAATGGGTAACAGTGAATATCGGTGAAATTAAAGATTCCTCTAAACGTCAGACAGGTGAAGTAAACACCATTTTGACCATTGCGGACCGAGTAACTGCCGCCTGTGATGGTATGGTGACAGACGCTGGGGGGTTCCATATTTCCGGCCACGAAAGTGCTAAAGCAGCTGCCCTTGAAATGGCGGCAGATGCAAATCTGATAAACGGCAACCTTGATATCCGGGAGAAAGCCTTGATGACGTTCCTTGACAGGTTCTCATTTATTGAACTGGCCTATATTACGGATACCAACGGCAGACAGGTTACCTCCAATATTTATGCAAAGGTGCCGGCAGGAAAAAAAGGGCTCACAAAAGGCTTAGGCAATGATTGGTCCGCCAAGGAGTGGTTCAACAAAGGGCTTGGCAACAGCACCCCTTTTGTGTCAAAAGTATACCGGTCGTCGGCTACCCGGGAATTCTGCTTTACCGTATCGCTTCCCCTCAGGTATGCGGATGGAAGAACCGCAGGGGTTCTGGGTATCGATGTGAATTTTAGGGATATGTTGAATATTAAAAAGTAG
- a CDS encoding response regulator translates to MINIIITATLYQAASKRVKQDIQKRLHDIVAISARSIDADLHEQLLTISREQTPLSAQNSKIYKELKQTLQKIRDAASDIHFIYTMRTTHIPGDQDHGKPQTAPQIMFVVDAEADPGQMARLGDIYTDAGPLLTKHFFDMRTPVIEESVYQDQWGSWLSGYAPFYDSQGRRAGVVGADISASTVAQYQERLLFKALMIFLATLPLILGGAMLIGRLFGAPLALMQKGAQAITSGDLGHRLKIPAGREPAILADAMNRMAAHLQQEQDNLKLMVSKYKNIFENASEGIFQTTPEGRLLTANTAMVKMLRYESIDQMTAAIDGSIGNIYQTPEDRRQIVCRLKEEKRISGLQVGLKQKDGSDIMVELNIHLCDYGQPNGEGKIIEGSVRDITQRIEREKAEREKEAALASSQAKSEFLANMSHEIRTPLNAVMGLTDLLGRTQLSDSQQQYLRKITISSKSLLAVINDILDFSKIEAGRLELEQAPFSLYDLMANVSEIFAFNADEKGLEFLLSIDEKASAAVIGDSVRLGQVLINLVGNAIKFTKKGEILVRIDLEKEPQKDEDKITALQWLRFSVRDSGIGIPADRLETLFESFTQVDGSITRKYGGTGLGLTISRQLVRLMGGDITVTSTPGEGSCFSFILPLKCQPHKDQILLNPPRDLRGLKVLIVDDNRTSLELLAGIIQSFHMEAVTAQSGEQALDLLREQADTIPFDLVLMDWKMPEMNGLETSRKIKLDMELDKTPIVCMVSAHAREDLIQQADRKFLDAFLHKPVNQSFLFDTIMELFGRYEAQVSKPDTRMPAQESLENKQLKGKHILLVEDNEINREVALEWLSSAGIEVDMAVNGKAALSFLGIQPQNRNPLRPDAVLMDIQMPEMDGFEAIGHIRKDPRYKDLPVIAMTAHALKGDREKCLDAGMDDYVTKPIDPESLFQTLARWTINSEGPVPNEPKSLAPRKTEPEKPGGETEDQASPFEISGIIVARGLYRANHNEKLYEKLLKSFIRDFGSARDELTLFLTQKKDLATALENARITAHSIKGVSGNIGAEGLCARASDLEQAIAALKEGNGEIKVPDQVWQPFCDELDQVLSGIRKHVEKKEDGKTLDIQQDQNSSPGPDDPIQDTGALVKMLNSLGPMLDDDLDAARDMVDRIARDFKTVIGQARCQNLMDAMDDFEIDEASDMIKKMFRIVKEKIEPESP, encoded by the coding sequence TTGATAAACATAATTATCACAGCCACCCTTTACCAGGCGGCATCCAAACGGGTAAAACAGGACATTCAAAAACGGCTTCATGATATTGTCGCCATCTCCGCTAGAAGCATTGATGCAGATCTTCACGAGCAATTATTGACAATTTCCCGGGAACAAACCCCTCTCTCGGCTCAAAATTCCAAAATCTATAAAGAGCTGAAACAAACATTACAGAAGATTCGGGATGCTGCAAGCGATATTCATTTTATTTACACGATGAGAACCACCCATATTCCAGGGGATCAAGACCATGGAAAGCCCCAAACTGCGCCCCAAATCATGTTTGTGGTTGATGCAGAAGCCGATCCCGGCCAAATGGCCAGGCTCGGGGATATATACACCGATGCCGGACCACTTTTAACCAAACATTTTTTTGATATGCGCACGCCGGTGATCGAGGAATCGGTTTATCAGGATCAATGGGGGTCCTGGCTTTCCGGATATGCCCCTTTTTACGATTCCCAGGGACGCAGAGCCGGTGTTGTGGGGGCAGATATCTCGGCATCCACCGTAGCCCAGTACCAGGAACGGCTTTTATTTAAGGCGTTGATGATATTTCTGGCCACCCTTCCCTTGATTCTGGGCGGTGCAATGCTCATCGGACGGTTGTTTGGGGCACCTTTAGCACTGATGCAAAAGGGGGCCCAAGCTATTACATCAGGGGACCTGGGCCATCGCCTTAAAATTCCTGCGGGCAGGGAACCGGCTATATTGGCTGATGCGATGAACCGGATGGCAGCGCATTTGCAACAGGAGCAGGACAACCTGAAACTGATGGTATCAAAATATAAGAATATCTTTGAAAATGCCTCAGAGGGCATATTTCAGACCACCCCTGAAGGCCGGTTGCTAACCGCCAACACAGCCATGGTTAAAATGCTTAGGTATGAGAGTATAGATCAGATGACGGCAGCCATTGACGGCAGCATTGGCAATATTTACCAAACCCCGGAAGACCGACGACAAATTGTCTGCCGCCTGAAAGAAGAGAAACGGATCTCAGGCCTCCAGGTGGGATTGAAACAAAAAGACGGTTCCGATATTATGGTGGAATTGAATATTCATCTCTGCGATTACGGCCAACCCAATGGGGAGGGAAAAATTATCGAAGGGAGTGTCCGGGATATTACCCAGCGCATTGAGCGGGAAAAGGCTGAACGGGAAAAAGAGGCTGCCCTGGCCTCATCCCAGGCAAAGAGTGAATTCCTGGCCAATATGAGTCATGAGATCCGCACTCCCTTAAATGCTGTAATGGGCCTGACGGATCTTCTGGGACGGACCCAGCTTTCGGATTCCCAGCAGCAATATTTAAGAAAAATCACCATTTCATCCAAAAGCCTTTTGGCGGTCATCAATGACATCCTTGATTTTTCCAAGATTGAAGCCGGACGCCTAGAGCTGGAACAGGCCCCGTTTTCTCTGTATGATCTCATGGCCAATGTCTCGGAAATATTTGCCTTTAATGCCGATGAAAAAGGGCTTGAGTTTTTGCTCTCCATTGATGAAAAAGCCTCTGCCGCAGTTATTGGAGACTCGGTTCGCCTTGGTCAGGTATTGATCAATTTGGTGGGCAATGCCATTAAGTTTACCAAAAAAGGAGAGATTCTCGTCAGGATAGACCTTGAAAAGGAACCCCAAAAAGATGAGGATAAGATTACAGCACTTCAATGGCTTAGATTTTCAGTCCGGGATTCCGGCATCGGCATCCCGGCGGATCGCCTGGAGACCCTGTTTGAATCCTTTACCCAGGTAGACGGTTCCATCACCCGCAAATACGGGGGAACCGGACTGGGATTGACCATTTCCAGACAGCTTGTGCGCCTCATGGGAGGGGATATCACCGTGACCAGCACCCCAGGGGAAGGGAGTTGTTTTTCATTTATTCTCCCCCTGAAATGTCAGCCTCACAAGGATCAGATTCTGTTGAATCCTCCCAGGGATCTGCGTGGATTAAAGGTGCTGATTGTGGATGACAACCGGACATCCCTGGAACTTCTGGCCGGTATTATCCAGTCCTTTCACATGGAGGCGGTCACAGCCCAGTCCGGTGAACAAGCCTTGGACCTGCTCAGGGAACAGGCAGATACCATCCCGTTTGATTTGGTGCTTATGGACTGGAAAATGCCGGAGATGAACGGCCTTGAGACCTCCCGTAAAATCAAACTGGATATGGAACTGGACAAGACCCCCATCGTATGCATGGTCTCGGCCCATGCCCGGGAAGATCTCATCCAGCAGGCTGACCGGAAATTTTTGGATGCATTTCTCCATAAGCCGGTAAACCAGTCATTTCTCTTTGATACCATCATGGAACTTTTCGGCAGGTATGAGGCCCAGGTATCCAAACCCGACACCCGGATGCCGGCTCAGGAAAGTCTGGAAAATAAACAGCTCAAAGGCAAACATATCCTTTTGGTTGAAGACAATGAAATCAACCGGGAAGTGGCCTTGGAATGGCTTAGCAGTGCAGGGATTGAGGTGGATATGGCTGTGAATGGAAAGGCGGCCCTGTCATTTTTAGGAATTCAACCCCAAAACCGGAACCCATTAAGGCCCGATGCAGTGCTCATGGATATTCAAATGCCTGAAATGGACGGATTTGAAGCTATCGGCCATATCCGCAAAGACCCCCGGTACAAAGATCTGCCCGTCATTGCTATGACTGCCCACGCCCTTAAAGGAGATCGGGAAAAATGTCTTGATGCCGGCATGGATGATTATGTTACCAAACCCATTGACCCGGAGAGCCTGTTCCAGACTTTGGCCCGATGGACCATAAACAGCGAAGGACCGGTACCTAATGAACCCAAATCCCTTGCGCCTCGGAAGACAGAGCCTGAAAAGCCGGGGGGAGAGACAGAGGACCAAGCATCCCCATTTGAAATTTCAGGTATTATCGTGGCCCGTGGGCTCTACCGTGCCAATCACAATGAAAAATTATATGAAAAACTGCTCAAAAGTTTTATCAGGGACTTTGGGAGTGCCCGGGATGAATTGACTCTTTTTTTGACCCAAAAAAAAGATTTGGCCACAGCCTTAGAGAATGCTAGAATTACAGCCCATTCCATTAAAGGGGTATCCGGCAACATCGGTGCTGAAGGCCTTTGCGCCCGGGCTTCCGACCTGGAGCAGGCCATTGCCGCATTAAAGGAAGGCAATGGAGAGATAAAAGTGCCGGACCAGGTCTGGCAACCATTCTGCGATGAACTGGATCAGGTACTCTCGGGTATAAGGAAACATGTAGAAAAAAAGGAGGATGGCAAAACCCTTGATATCCAACAGGATCAAAACAGCAGCCCCGGCCCGGACGACCCGATCCAGGATACGGGTGCCTTGGTTAAGATGCTGAACAGCCTCGGTCCCATGCTGGATGACGATCTGGATGCGGCCCGGGATATGGTAGACCGCATTGCCCGGGATTTTAAAACAGTCATAGGGCAAGCGCGTTGTCAAAACTTAATGGATGCAATGGATGATTTTGAAATTGATGAGGCATCTGATATGATAAAAAAAATGTTCCGGATCGTAAAAGAAAAAATAGAGCCGGAAAGCCCATAA
- a CDS encoding diguanylate cyclase, whose amino-acid sequence MENQVDSKEHRAKLLIVDDNKQNIEILMELFRGSYKIAAARNAQRALKLAISDSPPDIILSDILMPDMDGYEFCAKIKEDQRTKHIPIIFITAVSEIMDENRGFALGAVDYITKPFHPPMVKARVKLHLNLKRKQELLEKYAFIDALTEIPNRRRFNEVIEKEWRRASRSGYPISLLFIDVDYFKEYNDTYGHGKGDECLRRIASAMARTLRRAGDFIGRYGGEEFAVVLPDTKSDKAVAMAKNLQKAVDDIAIFHGASSVASHVTISIGIATVRPDDKDISLTPKNLIDAADKKMYEAKSRGRHQIAYE is encoded by the coding sequence ATGGAGAATCAAGTGGACAGCAAAGAGCATCGGGCAAAGTTGCTGATCGTGGATGATAATAAACAGAATATTGAGATACTGATGGAATTGTTTCGCGGCAGTTATAAAATTGCCGCTGCAAGAAATGCCCAGCGCGCCTTGAAACTGGCTATTTCAGATTCACCACCGGATATTATTTTATCTGATATTCTTATGCCGGATATGGATGGGTACGAGTTTTGTGCCAAAATAAAAGAAGATCAGAGAACAAAGCATATTCCTATAATTTTTATTACAGCTGTTTCTGAAATTATGGACGAAAACAGAGGATTTGCCCTGGGGGCAGTGGACTATATTACTAAGCCTTTTCACCCGCCTATGGTCAAGGCCAGGGTGAAACTCCACCTCAACCTTAAGCGGAAACAGGAATTGCTGGAAAAATATGCATTTATCGATGCCTTGACCGAAATTCCCAATCGAAGACGGTTCAATGAAGTCATTGAAAAGGAATGGCGGCGGGCAAGCCGTTCGGGTTATCCCATCTCCCTGCTGTTTATCGATGTTGACTATTTTAAAGAGTATAATGATACCTACGGTCATGGAAAAGGAGATGAATGCCTGCGACGTATTGCTTCGGCCATGGCAAGGACCCTTAGAAGGGCAGGTGATTTCATCGGCCGGTACGGCGGTGAAGAGTTTGCCGTTGTACTTCCGGATACAAAATCCGATAAAGCTGTGGCGATGGCAAAGAATCTTCAGAAGGCCGTGGATGACATTGCCATTTTCCATGGGGCATCGTCGGTGGCCTCGCATGTCACCATCAGTATCGGCATTGCCACGGTAAGACCAGATGATAAGGATATATCCTTGACCCCGAAAAATTTGATTGATGCGGCGGATAAAAAAATGTATGAGGCCAAATCCCGGGGCAGACATCAGATTGCTTATGAATAA
- a CDS encoding SNF2-related protein, with product MLAKSKTEKHKQKRKQKQVQVRRVKAGQAAADKGWFYYREAHYYYDTKNFPQALKFIKKAVKFLPKEEEVLRFMGQIGELADDSQVKLDALDGLEKIGKITDIMRYNRVILLVNMGKYEICLKTAEALLQNFTQLKLDDKRKKKSDIKNIIAYCEERITQVREREKTIRLMDEFHSRQEGLAGADAKDPAKMADPSPPTPEPSPKPSVLEPVKVKASEKPVSVPVTVNIDKAAFVKALAGTDTAGPDLYELALMSHEIRFAESFETLICLPGLTEIKSFWYQEETAKKVLKQFRGRALLSDEVGLGKTIEALIILSEYLRRGMVKTALILTPTPLVSQWQTEMASKFNLKVPSTDSPEFKSGDNNFWEQKIVVASINQAKSKKNRDLITNREYDIVIVDEAHHLKNKSTLNFKLVNALKKKFILLLTATPVENNLMELYNLITLLKPGQLETATSFRERFMKRGDPTDPQNREMLKHLLGQVMIRNTRALAGIHIPPRFATTIRIAPTKGEIAFYERLQVLLHLLNEQKKGRAKLMIKNLLAQAGSSPKAVEATLDRMLDSRSWLLEIEKEIKAVRNLCRTTVDTPKNMALLKLVNADSEKLIVFVKYTATLDHLAEFLEWNDISFVLFHGGMTNEKKDAAIQAFKDNIQVLVTTEIGGEGRNIQFCSRMVNYDLPWNPMKIEQRIGRIHRIGQEKEVQIYNFCAQGSIEDYILDILDRKINMFEMVIGEIDMILGRVRGEKEFSDIVYDIWVDSQSSEEREDSFAKLGTRLKRAKTGYVKTKELDGKLFGDSYEL from the coding sequence GTGTTGGCAAAATCAAAAACGGAAAAGCACAAACAGAAACGTAAACAAAAGCAGGTGCAGGTCAGGCGGGTCAAGGCCGGGCAGGCTGCTGCTGATAAAGGCTGGTTTTACTATAGAGAAGCGCACTATTATTATGACACCAAAAATTTTCCCCAGGCGCTCAAGTTTATAAAAAAAGCCGTCAAGTTTCTTCCCAAAGAAGAAGAGGTGCTTCGTTTTATGGGGCAGATCGGTGAGTTGGCCGACGACTCGCAGGTGAAGCTGGATGCCTTGGACGGCCTTGAGAAAATCGGAAAAATAACAGATATTATGCGTTATAATCGGGTCATTCTTCTGGTGAATATGGGAAAATACGAGATTTGCCTGAAAACCGCTGAAGCCTTGCTCCAAAATTTCACACAGCTCAAACTTGACGATAAGCGCAAAAAGAAATCCGACATCAAAAATATCATTGCCTATTGTGAAGAAAGAATTACCCAAGTCCGGGAGCGTGAGAAAACCATCCGGCTGATGGACGAATTTCATAGCCGACAGGAAGGTTTGGCTGGGGCGGACGCCAAAGACCCGGCGAAGATGGCTGATCCGTCGCCCCCAACACCCGAACCGTCACCCAAACCATCAGTGCTTGAGCCTGTTAAGGTGAAAGCGTCTGAAAAACCGGTATCGGTCCCTGTGACCGTGAACATTGACAAAGCAGCCTTTGTCAAAGCCCTGGCCGGAACTGACACCGCCGGGCCGGATTTGTATGAACTGGCGCTCATGAGTCACGAAATCCGGTTCGCGGAATCCTTTGAAACCCTGATCTGCCTGCCGGGGCTTACGGAAATCAAATCGTTCTGGTACCAGGAAGAAACCGCCAAAAAAGTACTCAAGCAATTCAGGGGACGGGCGCTGCTCTCCGATGAGGTGGGGTTGGGCAAAACCATTGAGGCGTTGATCATCCTGTCGGAATATTTGCGCCGGGGCATGGTGAAAACCGCGTTGATTCTGACACCGACGCCTCTGGTCTCCCAGTGGCAGACGGAAATGGCATCCAAATTCAACCTCAAGGTGCCGTCAACCGACAGTCCGGAATTTAAATCCGGGGACAATAATTTCTGGGAACAAAAGATTGTGGTGGCGTCCATCAACCAGGCCAAGTCAAAGAAAAACCGGGATCTGATCACCAACCGGGAGTATGACATAGTGATTGTTGATGAGGCCCATCATTTGAAAAATAAATCCACGTTGAATTTTAAGCTGGTCAATGCCTTGAAGAAAAAATTTATCCTTTTACTTACGGCCACGCCCGTGGAAAATAACCTCATGGAGCTGTACAACCTGATCACCCTGCTCAAGCCGGGGCAGCTTGAGACGGCCACCTCCTTCAGGGAGCGGTTCATGAAACGCGGAGACCCCACAGACCCCCAGAACAGGGAAATGCTCAAACATCTGTTAGGCCAGGTGATGATCCGAAATACCCGGGCCCTGGCAGGGATTCATATTCCGCCTAGGTTTGCTACCACCATCCGAATTGCCCCCACAAAAGGTGAGATAGCTTTTTATGAACGTCTTCAGGTTCTTTTGCATCTGCTCAACGAGCAGAAAAAGGGGCGGGCTAAACTGATGATTAAAAATTTGCTGGCCCAGGCCGGATCGTCCCCCAAGGCTGTGGAAGCTACCCTGGATCGGATGCTTGACAGCCGGTCATGGCTGCTGGAGATTGAAAAAGAGATCAAAGCAGTTCGAAACCTGTGCCGGACAACGGTGGATACCCCCAAGAACATGGCATTGCTCAAGCTGGTCAACGCGGACAGTGAAAAGCTCATTGTTTTTGTAAAATATACGGCGACCCTGGACCACCTGGCTGAATTTCTGGAATGGAATGATATCTCATTTGTTCTTTTCCACGGCGGCATGACCAATGAGAAAAAAGATGCGGCCATCCAGGCATTTAAGGATAATATCCAGGTGCTGGTCACCACGGAAATCGGCGGGGAGGGGCGCAATATCCAGTTTTGTTCCCGGATGGTCAATTACGATCTGCCCTGGAATCCCATGAAAATTGAACAACGCATCGGCCGTATCCACCGCATCGGCCAGGAAAAGGAAGTGCAGATCTATAATTTTTGCGCACAAGGTTCCATTGAGGATTACATCCTGGATATCCTGGACCGGAAAATCAATATGTTTGAGATGGTCATCGGAGAGATTGACATGATCCTGGGCCGGGTCCGGGGGGAAAAGGAGTTCTCGGATATAGTCTACGACATCTGGGTGGATTCACAAAGCTCTGAAGAGCGGGAGGACTCCTTTGCCAAACTGGGTACAAGGTTGAAACGGGCCAAAACAGGATATGTGAAAACAAAAGAGCTGGACGGCAAGCTTTTTGGAGACAGCTATGAACTCTGA